A genomic region of Exiguobacterium sp. Helios contains the following coding sequences:
- a CDS encoding LytS/YhcK type 5TM receptor domain-containing protein, with the protein MFELIPFLLERLGIMIILAFILAQWGPTRRLLKQPEAGWQFGLLILFFATYGILSNYTGVKVDLAKFLPHTWLEQVDGTSAIANTRTMIVVISGLLAGPLGGTITGLLVGVHRYTLGGFTAFACALSTVVAGGVSGLLRPYWRDRLGSQALLPICLTGFLMVFEMSLILLLSDPFPAALELVQFIFLPMTVVNVLGVWLFLSIIRLATREEEHVRAREAERSLHIADLTLPYLTRGLNIQTAEAVADILLQQTRADAVSLTDQSVILAHIGVGSDHHRSGGHWTTRPTEHVLTDGQLRLVTDQDEIGCPKADCPLQAGIIAPLTIGETTIGTLKVYYPHPELLDAVEVELIEGLAKLFSTQLALGKAERQAGLLKDAEIRALEAQIHPHFLFNAINTIYASCRTDVEQARTLLLELSTFFRSNLQGARSTKIPLQKELEHIEAYISLEAARFPSRPFVDIDLEEGTEQLLVPPFILQPLIENAFQHAFSPGQTGYVGFTAWLTADQLVLEVVDNGRGIEAEQLTRLGREVIESSGTGTALFNTAERIKSLYAENGSFRLTSQPGEGTTITIHLPIETGKEAPHAHDLN; encoded by the coding sequence ATGTTTGAACTCATACCCTTTTTACTGGAACGACTCGGAATCATGATCATTTTAGCGTTCATCCTCGCCCAGTGGGGACCGACAAGGCGTTTACTGAAACAGCCTGAAGCCGGCTGGCAGTTTGGGTTGTTGATTCTGTTTTTCGCCACATACGGGATTTTGAGTAACTACACCGGTGTCAAAGTCGATTTGGCCAAGTTTTTACCGCACACCTGGCTCGAACAGGTCGATGGTACATCGGCTATTGCGAATACACGGACGATGATTGTCGTCATCAGTGGATTGCTCGCCGGTCCACTCGGCGGCACGATCACCGGTCTGCTCGTCGGTGTTCATCGTTATACACTCGGTGGTTTTACCGCCTTTGCTTGTGCTTTATCGACTGTCGTCGCAGGAGGTGTCAGCGGCTTACTCCGTCCTTACTGGCGCGATCGTCTCGGCAGCCAAGCGTTATTACCGATTTGTCTGACCGGCTTTTTAATGGTTTTCGAAATGTCTTTAATTCTTCTGTTGTCCGATCCGTTTCCAGCCGCCCTCGAACTGGTCCAGTTCATCTTTCTTCCGATGACCGTCGTCAATGTCCTTGGAGTATGGCTGTTCTTATCAATCATCCGTCTCGCAACGCGGGAAGAAGAGCATGTCCGGGCCCGTGAAGCGGAACGCTCCCTGCATATTGCGGATTTGACCTTACCGTATTTGACACGCGGCTTAAATATCCAAACGGCTGAAGCCGTTGCCGATATCTTGTTACAACAAACACGCGCCGATGCCGTCTCCTTGACCGATCAATCGGTTATTTTGGCACATATCGGCGTCGGCAGTGACCACCATCGATCCGGCGGGCACTGGACGACCCGTCCGACGGAACATGTCCTGACAGACGGACAACTCCGCCTCGTCACTGATCAGGATGAGATTGGCTGTCCGAAAGCAGACTGCCCGTTACAAGCCGGAATCATCGCGCCGTTGACGATCGGTGAAACGACGATCGGGACATTGAAGGTTTATTATCCTCACCCTGAATTACTCGATGCGGTCGAAGTCGAATTGATCGAAGGACTGGCGAAGCTCTTTTCGACCCAACTCGCTCTCGGCAAAGCGGAACGGCAAGCCGGTTTATTAAAGGATGCCGAAATCCGCGCACTCGAAGCGCAAATTCATCCGCACTTTTTGTTTAATGCCATCAATACGATTTATGCGTCGTGCCGGACAGATGTTGAACAGGCCCGGACATTACTGCTGGAACTGTCGACCTTTTTCCGCAGCAATCTGCAAGGCGCCCGCTCGACGAAAATTCCATTGCAAAAGGAACTGGAACATATCGAAGCCTACATCTCGCTTGAAGCTGCCCGTTTTCCCAGCCGTCCGTTCGTTGATATTGATTTAGAGGAAGGCACAGAACAACTACTCGTTCCTCCGTTTATTCTCCAACCGTTAATCGAAAACGCCTTCCAACATGCGTTCAGTCCCGGACAAACCGGATATGTCGGTTTCACTGCCTGGTTGACCGCCGATCAATTGGTATTGGAAGTCGTCGATAATGGACGCGGGATTGAAGCGGAGCAACTCACACGCCTCGGCCGGGAAGTCATCGAATCGAGTGGCACCGGGACCGCCCTGTTCAATACTGCGGAACGAATCAAAAGCCTGTATGCCGAAAACGGTTCTTTCCGATTGACCAGTCAACCTGGAGAAGGTACGACCATTACCATCCATCTGCCGATCGAAACAGGAAAGGAGGCGCCGCATGCGCACGATCTTAATTGA
- a CDS encoding LytTR family DNA-binding domain-containing protein, which produces MRTILIEDEPLARDELRYHVVRAGLEVIAETGHVGEAEQLVRTLQPDLVFLDIELIDGSGLDVAKRLQSMPHPPAILFVTAYDAHALEAFELNAYDYILKPYDPSRIIRAIEKIMRKPALKTPRIERLAVESGEQLKLLSPQDVDYIVAESGKTKIVTRSESYPSNDTLQELERKLSDHRFLRVHRSYLVNLAAIEAIEPWFNGAYTIKIQQIDVPVSRTYVKVLKEALGI; this is translated from the coding sequence ATGCGCACGATCTTAATTGAAGATGAACCACTTGCCCGCGATGAACTACGGTATCATGTCGTCCGGGCCGGACTCGAAGTCATCGCTGAGACAGGACACGTCGGTGAGGCTGAACAACTCGTTCGGACGTTGCAACCGGATCTCGTGTTTTTAGATATCGAACTGATTGACGGGAGCGGGCTTGACGTCGCCAAACGTTTGCAATCGATGCCGCATCCGCCGGCGATTTTATTTGTGACGGCTTATGATGCCCATGCCCTCGAAGCGTTCGAACTGAACGCTTACGATTACATCTTAAAACCGTATGATCCGTCACGGATTATTCGGGCGATTGAAAAAATCATGCGAAAACCGGCGCTGAAAACACCGCGGATCGAACGATTGGCCGTCGAATCCGGAGAGCAGTTAAAATTGCTTTCCCCGCAGGATGTCGACTATATCGTCGCTGAAAGCGGAAAAACAAAAATCGTGACCCGTTCCGAATCCTATCCGTCAAATGATACGTTACAGGAACTTGAACGAAAATTATCGGATCACCGTTTTCTGCGGGTCCACCGCTCCTATCTCGTCAACCTGGCTGCCATCGAAGCGATCGAACCCTGGTTCAATGGTGCCTATACGATCAAGATCCAACAGATTGATGTACCTGTCAGTCGG